aatgatattgttattaaatgtgtattacatatctaatgcagatatagtaataacaatactgttattatatgtacactggtctgtgggaaggtatcagtatattacattatatctaatgtagatatagtaataacgaaactgttactatatgtacattgatctgtgggaagggatcagtatattacattatatccaatgtagatatagtataaatgatactgttattcaatgtacattgatctgtgggaaggaatcagtatattgcagtagatctaatgtaaatatagttataacgatactgttattaagtgtttattacgtatctaatatagatatagtaatgacgataatgttacaatctgtgcattgatctgtgggaagtgatcactatttcacattatatctaatgaagatatagtaataatgatattgttattacatgtacattggtctgtgggattaaatcagtatattaaatttcgtctgatgtagatatagtaatagtgatactgtcattaaatgtatattacatatctaatgtagatatagtaataacgatactgttattatatgtacattgatctgtgggaaggtatcagtatattacattatatctaatgtagatatagtaataacgatactgttattatatgtacattgatctgtgggattaaatcagtatattaaattacatctggtgtagatgtagtaataatggtattgttattaaatgtacattggtctgtgggattaaatccgtatattaaatttcatctgatgtacgtgtagtagtaatgatattgttattaaatgtacattacatatctaatgtagatatagtaataacgaaactgttattgtatgtacattgatctgtctgaataaatcagtatattatattacatctgatgtagatatagtaataatgatattgttattcaatgtacattggtctgtgggattaaaacagtatattaaattacatctgatgtagatatagtaataatggtattgttattaaatgtacattgatctgtgggattaaatcagtatattacaatacatctgatgtagatatagtaataatgatattgttattaaatgtatattacatatctaatgtagatatagtaataacgatactgccattatttgtacattgatcggtgggaagggatcataatattacattatatctaatgtacatatagtaataatgatattgttattaaatgtatattacatatctaatgtagatatagtaataacaacactgttattatatgtacattgatcagtgggatggtatcagtatattacattatatctaatgtagatattgtaatgatgattttgttaccaaaactacattgatctgtgggaagggataagtatattacattatatccaatgtagatatagtataaatgatactgttattcaatctacattgatctgtgggaaggaatcagtatattgcagtaggtctaatgtagataaagtaataacgatactctcattaagtgtatattacgtatctaatgtagatatagtattgacgataatgttacagtctgtgcattgatctgtgggaagtgatcagtatattacattacatctaatgtagatatagtaataacgaaactgttattatatgtacattgatctgtgagaagggatcagtatattacattatatctaatgttgatatagtaataatgatattgttaccaaaattacatcgatttgtgggaaggcatcagtatattacacgatatccaatgtagatatagtgtaaatgttactgttattcaatgtacattgatctgtgggaaggaatcagtatattgcagtagatctaatgtaaatacagtaataacgacaccATTATTAAGGGTTTATTACatacccaatgtagatatagtattgacgataatgttacaatctgtgcattgatctgtgagaagtgatcagtatattacattatatctaatgaagatatagtaataatgatattgttattaaatgtacattggtctgtggaaataaatcagtatgttaaatttgatctgatgtagatatagtaataatgatattgttattaaatatatattacatatctaatgtagatatagtaataatgatattgttgttaaatgtatattacatatctaatgtagatatagtaataacgatactgttattatatgcacattgatctgtgggaagggatcagtatattacattatatctattgtagatatactaataacgaaactgttattatatgtacattgatctgtgggaagggatcagtatattacattatatctaatgtagatatagtaataatgatattgttaccaaaattacattgatctgtgggaagggagcagtatattacattatatctaatgtagatatagtaattttgatattgttattaaatgtacactgatctgtgggattaaatcagtatattacattacatctgatgtagatatagtaataatgatattgttattaaatgtacattggtccgtgggattaaatcagtataataaatttcatctgatgtagatatagtaataatgatattgttattagatgtatattatatatataatgtagatatagtaataacgatactgttattatatgtacattgatctgtgggaaggtgtcagtatattacattatatctattgtagacatagtaataacgaaactgttattatatttacattgatctgtgggaagggatcagtatattacattatatctaatgtagatatagtaataatgatattgataccaaaattacattgatctgtgggaaggggtcagtatattaaattatatccagtgtagatatagtatatatgatactgttattcaatgtacattgatctgtgggatggaatcagtatattgcagtagatctaatgaagttatagtaatgacgataatgttataatcggtacattgaataacagtatcatttgtactatatctacattggacataatgtaatataatgatgccttcccacagatcaatgtaattttggtaaaaatatcattattgcaatatctacattagatataatgtaatatactgatctctacccacagatcaatgtacatataataacagtttcgttgttactatatctacaatagatataatgtaatatactgataccttccacagatcaatatacatataataacagtatcatttatactatatctacattggatataatctaatatactgatccctacccacagatcaatgtacatacaatagcagtttcgttattactatatctacaatagatataatgtaatatactgataccttcccacagatcaatatacatagaataacagtatcgttactactatatctacattagatatgtaatatacatttaataataatatcattattactatatctacattgcatataatgtaatataatgatcccttcccaccgaccaatgtacatataatggcagtatcgttattactatatctgcattatatctcctgcaatatacttatctcttcccacagatcaatgtacattgaataacagtatcattgatactatatctacattggatataatgtaatatactgatctctacccacagatcaatgtacatataataacagtttcgttattactatatctacaatagatacaatgtaatatactgataccttcccacagatcaatgtacatataataacagtttcgttattactatatctacaatagatataatgtaatatactgatactttcccacagatcaatgtacatataataacagtaacgttattactatatctacattagatataatgtaatatactgataccttccctcagatcaatgtacatataataacagtagcgttattactatatctacattagatatgtaatatacatttaataataatatcattattactatatctacattgcatataatgtaatattgttcaggaatgatggaaatcctggatggattgcgctgggaaagaattttacacttgctgggtcggtttcacaaattgatttatttgagtcaatgataaaatgaaatgaacacGCTGATCTGACAATTAGTGTTTGAGCAAACAATACAAATGTGTGATCGTTACGATGATccgctttgaattttacacgtgagaaaatgaaccgtctgaatgagtttcaaattacaattacagtgattcgtcgtgaacaatgattttacatgagtcgagacatatagattattgatttgatctgtcacctgCTTGGTGTTACATGAACAGTGCTCTTACAATTTGCAAGCagcgagcttctcagcgccgttaattctattaattcggcccgctgctgtgatggtgcccgtgatctcgtgtgtgatcgacacgtggttggcggctcacgtgttcaatgaattatCTTGTAAATGAACATTACCTGTGAATCCTGTCGCTTGCACAATCGCTGAGGATTCGTGAGTTCGTCAGAGAGCTGCTTTCGTGATCCTTTTTGGTGATCTGCACGTGAACACTTGTAGAAGAGCGAAAAGAATGATCTGCACGTGTGTTTCACTGTGATCGTTGATCGATAATGGCGGCGTTacgcgcgagccggcgagaagaacccagctcacgcgttacctagatgggcaactcccgatcgataaatcgatcgaccgtgagcgccatcatggctgagcggattctcaaacatttcCGCCCGCCATCAGCAACTCGTTGATGATGTTACTGCAGAGGTGAGCTCAGCTTGATGGTGAACAGGCAGGATGACAAGCTTGGTGATCGGTCTGACGAGAGTCGTGGTTGCAGTCTTCAAGGTTGCAACCCTGGTGAGGGCATTCTTGCCGGGGTGAACTTCGGTCACTCTTGCGAGTGGCCACTTGCTCGGTGGAAGATGCTCGTTCGTGAGCAGCACCAACGAGCCTGTCTTGATGTCGTTCGATGGATGATGCCACTTTGAGATTGATTGAAGTCTCTGCAGGTAGTGTCGAGACCACTGAGACCAGAAGTGTTGAACCCTCTGCTGGATCAGTTGCCATTTCGACAATCTACCTGGTGAGACGTCGAGCAGTGAGGGTTCTGGTATCGTGTTGAGCGCTGAACCGATGAGGAAGTGTCCTGGGGTGAGCGCAGAAATGTCGTCGGGATCGTCACTGAGCGGCTCCAATGGTCTTGAGTTGAGCACCGCTTCGATCTGTGTGAGGAGAGTGGAAAACTCTTCGAATGTTAGTAAGAGCTCACCAATTGTTCTCCTGAGATGGTACTTGATTGATTTCACCACAGCTTCCCATTTTCCTCCCATGTGAGGAGCAGCTGGTGGGTTGAACATGCATGGAGTGCTGTCAGCTGACAGAATCGATGCGATCTGTCGGTGCTCCTGTGAACTTGACGTGAACAGGCGTTTAAGCTCTGCCTGTGCTCCAATGAAATTTGTACCGCAGTCAGAGTACAGCTTGTGAGCGATCCCTCTTCGTGATGAGAATCTTCTGTAGGCTGCCAGAAATCCCTCGGTTGAGTAATCGCTGACAACCTCGAGGTGAACAGCTGATGAGGAGAAGCATACGAACACGCAGATCCATCCCTTGATTGTTTTCGAGCCTCttccctttgaatttttcattgtgatTGGTCCTGCATAATCGACACCGGTGTGAGCGAATGGTCGTGATGGTGTGACTCGACAGAGAGGTAGTTGACCCATCATCTGACGAGCACGAATCCCCCTCTGACGAGCATACACGACACATCTCAAAATGTGAGATTTTACAGGAGCTCTGCCACCGATGATCCAGTACCGTTGTCGAATGTATGCGAGCGTGAGCTGCGTTCCTCCGTGAAATGTTCGCTTGTGAGCATCTTCAATGATGATCTTCGACAGGTGAGCGTCCCGTGGGAGGATCGCTGGATGTTTTCCATCCCTGCTGAGCGCTGTGTTTGTGAGTCTTCCTCCCACTCGTATTGTTCCCTGCGAATCGATGAAGGCGGTGAGGCGACTGAAGGGGTGAGTTGCAGGCAGGGTTGAGCCTGTGTTGAGCGTCTTGATTTCGCTGGTGAAATACAAGTGTTGAGTCGCGTGAATCCAGAAGAGCTGCGCCTTCTCCATGTCGCAGGATGGTATGATGATCACAGGAGGAGTTTCGAGCTTTCTCTTAAGCCGTGAGGCAAACCTGAAACAAAGTGCAGTCAGTCTATACAGCTTAATAAGAgatgaatatttgtaaatgagATCCCAATGATAACTTAGCTTTTGAGCTGAAGCAAAGAGTGAGACATTGGGTCTCACTTCGAGCTCGCTGGTTAAAGTTGAGAATTCCTTTTGCTCTGGCCAATGATCTTGATTTCGAGCCATCCATGGAGGACCTTTCCACCAAAGCTCGAATCGTTGAAGTTGATCTGTCGAAATGCCTCGGGAAGCACAGTCGGCTGGATTAGAAGTACCTGGAACATGCCTCCAATGCGCATTTGGAGTGAGTTCTTGGATCTGAATGACTCTGTTCCGAACATAATCCTTCCAACGTGATGCTTGCGATTTGATCCATATGAGCGAAACTTGAGAGTCCGTCCACAGGTGCGTTGCATTGATCTTCACCTTGAGCGTTGAttgaacatattttgtgagtttTGCCAGTAGGAGTGCGGCCGACAACTCCAATCTGGGTATCGTGagcctcttcagtggtgcaaCTTTTGTCTTAGAGCAGACAAGTGACGTCATTGAGTCGTTGGACGGAGAGCTGACAGTGATGTAAATCACTGCTGCCATGGCAAGTTGAGAAGCATCAGAGAATCCATGAATTTCTACAGTTGAATTGTTCCATGTGTTGAACCATCTTGGAATTGTCAGTTTGGCCAAACCTTTGAGATCTTCTCTGATGATGAACCATCGTGATACAATTTGAGACGGTAATTGGTCGTCCCAATTGATTTTGTGTAGCCAGAGTTCTTGTAATAGCATTTTTGCTCGTACTATTACCGGTGAGACGAAACCTAATGGATCAAATATCCGAGCCACTTCGGACAATACGAGGCGTTTTGAACACTTACTTGGTTGATCAATCAAAGTTGATGAGAAGCCGAATGCGTCAGTTTGAGGCATCCATTGAATACCGAGTAATTTGGTAGTGCAGTCGTCAAATGATATGGGAGCTGACGATTGTGTGGATGACGAAACAGCCCGTAGTAGATCTGGGTGAGTTGCATGCCATTTTGCGAGCGGAAATCCGCCCGCGTTGCACAATGCAATCAGCTGTTGAGCGACCTCCACAAGTTCCGAGATTGAGTCTGCTCCTCCAAAGACATCGTCCACATATCTGCCATGTGTGAGCGAAGGCGTTGCCAGAGGGAATCGATGACCCTCATCGTGAACAAGTTGCATGAGTGCTCGTGTCGCCAGGAAGGGAGCCGCCTTTGTACCGTACGTGACAGTTGTGAGCTGGTAAGGGATGACATTGCGGTCTTCATCGATCCAAAGGATTCGCTGGAGATCCCAATCATCCTTGTGAACTGCTACCTGGCGATACATTTTTGTGATGTCTGTGGCAAAAATGTGGTGATAATGGCGAAGCCAAATTAGAACATCTGTAACATTCAAGAGCAAATTAGCACCAGTATGCATTAAATCGTTGACTGATTTGCCTGATGTCGTAGCTTTTGATCCGTTGAATACAACCCTGAGCTTCGTAGTTGAACTGTCGAGACGTAGAACTCCATGGTGAGGCAAATAATATGGTTGAAGATGAGCAGAGGTCTGAGGTGTTGAGCCGTCAGAAGAGACCCTCAACCCTCCTGATGCCGAAGCATCATGTGCCAAGGTCATCTCCCCATCAGGCCCAACGTTCTCAGCCTCTCTTGATGAAATTCTTTTGTGATCTGGAGCCTTTACCATGTGTCCTAATTCTTCGTACTCTTTCATGAACTCGACGTAGAGCTGGTTGTATGTTGAATCCTTGGAGAGTCGTCGCAAAGTGCTTTGTAGACATCTTTGAGCAATCTTGTGTGAATTGCCTAAGAGCGATGCTGGTGCCTTGAGTGGAATGCGAACGATGTACCTTCCTGTGTGATCGCGAGCGTGAGTCGCACAGAAATGTGAttcgcattcttcttcctccggaGTGAGCGTGCTTAGAATATCCATTGGTGATTCCTCTTGAACCCAGAATTTGGCGAGCAGCTCTTGCAGATTGCTCTGGTCGTCTTGAGCAACTGCAAAATGTGAATAATGAGTATTTGAATGTGATTCGTTGACTGGGCCAATGACGAGCCATCCAAAAATGGAAAGTTGAGCAATTGGTGTTGTTGGTGAGCCCTTGATGATATTTGGCTTGATGATCCTTCCGTAGAAATCCGCTCCAATGATTAAATCGACTGGTCGTGGTGTCAAGAAATCATTGTCCGCCAATCTCAATTTTCTAATGTGAGGCCAATCCGGAGTTCTCATTGAGAACGATGGCAGGATTGTCGATACGGCTGTGAGCACGTGAGCCTGGATGCAGACAGTCTGCTGTGAATGCATCGACTGGAGTGTGACAGTGACCACGCCCTTTGTTTCAGTTGATTTTGTTCCACCAACACCAATGATTGTGATGGATGATCGGTGTCTCCGAAGGTTGAGCAGACGGGTGAGTTTTTCGGAGATGAACGAAATTTCGGAACCGGGATCTATTAAGATGCGGATTTGATGAACTGTCGTTGAGGTGGTGAGCAGAGCTTGAGCGGTTGCAAGGAGTGTCTGGTGATCTGTTGGTTTAACGACTGCACCGAGGTCCTACTCGGTGGTTTGAGCAGATGAGGAGGCTGTTCTGGATGAGCCGGCTTGAGCTGGAGCCGTTTTCGGCTCGCCTTCGTGGATCATAGTATGGTGTTTCTCACCGCAGTGTTTGCACTTTTGAGCCGACTTGCATGAGCGCACGCTGTGCCTGCCCAAGCAATTGTAGCACAGGCGCTTGTCTTCGATGGTTTGAGCTCGCACCTTGGGCGTCATACTCCTGAAGAGCGCGCATGCCACGATGTAATGTTGCCCTCCGCAACAGTCGCAACACTCGAAGGGCGATGGCCGTTCTAGGTGGGGCCTTTCGGTGGTGCGAGGAGCTGACTGGCGAGCTTGAGCTACAGGCCTTGCTGCGACTGCTGCGTGAGCTGGCCTGCTTGTGGTCGCCTGCTGAGCCTTCGGTTGAGCGGGCTTACTTTGAGCGGTCTTGCTGGCCGACGCTCTCGCCTTATCATCGGCCAACTGCTCCAGCGTTCTGATCCGTGAGGTGATGAACTCCATGGCCTCCTGGAAAGATGGATACTCTGTGGTGACCCCGAGGGTGGTCTCCCATCGCTCCTTTGTGGCGTGATCCATCTTCCTGCACACCTGATGGACGAGCAGGCAGTCACCGAGCTTACCTGGCTCGATCAGGTTCTGCACTGCGTGCCGAGTTTCCATGGCGGTTGACATGAGCTGGCTTAGCGCTTTGGCGTGATCTTGATCCATCGGCAGTGAGACCAATTGATCAAGGTGAGCCTGAACAAGACGCCGCTTATTTTCATAGCGCTGCTTGAGCATTTCGAGAGCTGCGGAGAGTGATGAGCCGATGAGCGGTAGGCTGGCCACGATTTGAGCCGGTTCTCCTCGCAGGCAACCCTTCAGGTAATAGAACTTCTCGACTTGGTCGAGATCGGGCTTTCCGCACACCACGGACGTGAACAGCTCCAGGAAGGACGGCCACTCCGTGTAGTTGCCCGTGAACCGTGGCAACGCGATGTCGGGCAGCTTTGACTTAGAATAAGTCACCTTTCCTGGTTGAGCGGTCGTTTGAGCTGGCAGCTCCGCTGATCTTTTAGCGATGATCTTTTTGGCCTGAGTGCCGATCTGCTGCATCTGATAGTGGCAGTCCTCTGAGAAATACGGATGATCTGCCTGGGACTTCGGCCACACCACCTCAAAGTGTGCGTGTTCTTTGTTGAACACTTTGATGGCCTCGTCGAACTGAGCCTTGGcgtcgtccagctcctccttgGAGAGACGTTCTGCTTCTTCCTTGAGGGAATTGAGAATGTCTTGAGCATTGCGGAGCCGTCCCTTTTGGGTCCGCACTTTGAGCTGCAGCTCGATCGGCAGTTGATCCGTGGCCGTTGAGCGCGTTGCATGTGAGTGCGGCGACGGTGTGCGGCGAGCTGGTTCCGTTGCAACCAGAGCGGGCGATGAGCGGCCTGATGCGCTCTTTTCCGGCACCTCCAGCGACTCCTTTGAGCTGTCCATCTCGCTCCATTTATCGGATGATTTGGCTGCGTGAGCCATGGCTGATTAGCGTGATCTGTCTTGTTGAACTGGTGAGCGGATCTTCTTTATCGACCGTCGGGTCGGTGTTCTGGTCGCCACCTGTGAAGTGGCGAGAGTGTCAGTGAATTTGAATggaggagagaagagaaaatggCCGACCACCGAAAACCGTTACGAACACGAGACAAAGATTTCAGACGAACAATGATTAATGAGCAATTTTGTGAAAACCGAGTCCAGCAAGGGcgcaatccggctcgaaggaccaaatgttcaggaatgatggaaatcctggatggattgcgctgggaaagaattttacacttgctgggtcggtttcacaaattgatttatttgagtcaatgataaaatgaaatgaacacGCTGATCTGACAATTAGTGTTTGAGCAAACAATACAAATGTGTGATCGTTACGATGATccgctttgaattttacacgtgagaaaatgaaccgtctgaatgagtttcaaattacaattacagtgattcgtcgtgaacaatgattttacatgagtcgagacatatagattattgatttgatctgtcacctgCTTGGTGTTACATGAACAATGCTCTTACAATTTGCAAGCagcgagcttctcagcgccgttaattctattaattcggcccgctgctgtgatggtgcccgtgatcTTGTGCgtgatcgacacgtggttggcggctcacgtgttcaatgaattatCTTGTAAATGAACATTACCTGTGAATCCTGTCGCTTGCACAATCGCTGAGGATTCGTGAGTTCGTCAGAGAGCTGCTTTCGTGATCCTTTTTGGTGATCTGCACGTGAACACTTGTAGAAGAGCGAAAAGAATGATCTGCACGTGTGTTTCACTGTGATCGTTGATCGATAATGGCGGCGTTacgcgcgagccggcgagaagaacccagctcacgcgttacctagatgggcaactcccgatcgataaatcgatcgaccgtgagcgccatcatggctgagcggattctcaaacaaatataatgatcccttcccaccgatcaatgtacatataatggcagtatcgttattactatatctgcattatatctcctgcaatatacttatctcttcccacagatcaatgtacattgaataacagtatcattgataccatatctacattggatataatgtaatataatgatgccttccaacagatcaatgtaattttggtaaaaatatcattattactatatctacattagatataatgtaatatactgatctctacccacagatcaatgtacatataataacagtatcgttattactatatctacattagatataatgt
The Osmia bicornis bicornis unplaced genomic scaffold, iOsmBic2.1, whole genome shotgun sequence DNA segment above includes these coding regions:
- the LOC114881637 gene encoding uncharacterized protein LOC114881637: MHSQQTVCIQAHVLTAVSTILPSFSMRTPDWPHIRKLRLADNDFLTPRPVDLIIGADFYGRIIKPNIIKGSPTTPIAQLSIFGWLVIGPVNESHSNTHYSHFAVAQDDQSNLQELLAKFWVQEESPMDILSTLTPEEEECESHFCATHARDHTGRYIVRIPLKAPASLLGNSHKIAQRCLQSTLRRLSKDSTYNQLYVEFMKEYEELGHMVKAPDHKRISSREAENVGPDGEMTLAHDASASGGLRVSSDGSTPQTSAHLQPYYLPHHGVLRLDSSTTKLRVVFNGSKATTSGKSVNDLMHTGANLLLNVTDVLIWLRHYHHIFATDITKMYRQVAVHKDDWDLQRILWIDEDRNVIPYQLTTVTYGTKAAPFLATRALMQLVHDEGHRFPLATPSLTHGRYVDDVFGGADSISELVEVAQQLIALCNAGGFPLAKWHATHPDLLRAVSSSTQSSAPISFDDCTTKLLGIQWMPQTDAFGFSSTLIDQPSKCSKRLVLSEVARIFDPLGFVSPVIVRAKMLLQELWLHKINWDDQLPSQIVSRWFIIREDLKGLAKLTIPRWFNTWNNSTVEIHGFSDASQLAMAAVIYITVSSPSNDSMTSLVCSKTKVAPLKRLTIPRLELSAALLLAKLTKYVQSTLKVKINATHLWTDSQVSLIWIKSQASRWKDYVRNRVIQIQELTPNAHWRHVPGTSNPADCASRGISTDQLQRFELWWKGPPWMARNQDHWPEQKEFSTLTSELEVRPNVSLFASAQKLSYHWDLIYKYSSLIKLYRLTALCFRFASRLKRKLETPPVIIIPSCDMEKAQLFWIHATQHLYFTSEIKTLNTGSTLPATHPFSRLTAFIDSQGTIRVGGRLTNTALSRDGKHPAILPRDAHLSKIIIEDAHKRTFHGGTQLTLAYIRQRYWIIGGRAPVKSHILRCVVYARQRGIRARQMMGQLPLCRVTPSRPFAHTGVDYAGPITMKNSKGRGSKTIKGWICVFVCFSSSAVHLEVVSDYSTEGFLAAYRRFSSRRGIAHKLYSDCGTNFIGAQAELKRLFTSSSQEHRQIASILSADSTPCMFNPPAAPHMGGKWEAVVKSIKYHLRRTIGELLLTFEEFSTLLTQIEAVLNSRPLEPLSDDPDDISALTPGHFLIGSALNTIPEPSLLDVSPGRLSKWQLIQQRVQHFWSQWSRHYLQRLQSISKWHHPSNDIKTGSLVLLTNEHLPPSKWPLARVTEVHPGKNALTRVATLKTATTTLVRPITKLVILPVHHQAELTSAVTSSTSC